GTAACTGCTATCAAACATACAGTACGGATAACCAGCAACTTCTCCACTAACACCTCTGGACCAGGGAGAATGACAAAGTGAGTTACAGCATCAAGGTGGAGTTTCCTGGTACACAGATACGAGTAGTTTTGATGCTAAAGTAAGTGTTAACTGCTTCATGTAACTACCGTTAGCTCTGTAATGGTCCTAATTGACTCAGCCCCAGGTTAACAGGAGAAAACCTGGCCAGAATACCACCTATTCTACTATATTCCTTTCGTCAAATTAGCCTCCTACTTCTCTGAAGCTGTGTTGTACCAAATTGGTCCAACTGTGTTCACAGGAAGCTGCCAGTCCATGAAGAGTCAGTGTCAGCAACTTGATGTTTGGGGGATGAGAGGGGGGTAATGTACATTCGGCGCTAttggctgctgcctgtttttacaggaaacacgTAACTATGCCAAAGCAAATAGCCCATGTTAGCCATTTCATGGGAACTTTAACAAGGCCAGCATAAATTGTTATCAGTATctgctgctgatcatttttGGATCTCAAAGAATATCGACAGTATATATAAAGTGGCCAATCTTCTTGCTGATgatcttgtttgcttatgtaggtcagaGGCAACAGTATTAGATTGAGACTATTTCAAAACCAGTTAAAGGTTCCCTGAGGtatgattaattattttaaagttgCCCACCATGTGTGTTGTAACAActataatataaatgatttgTTCAGTTATGcctgtgtgtaaatatgtttcatttattgtctctgtgtgatAACGCTAATGGCAATGTGCAACTGACAGCCCAAAGTGTGTTTAAACCAGCAGTACTCCGACCACAACCAGGCCCCAGATGTGGAAACTTGCATGTGATTCCTGTGGTctcacatagacacacacacacactcacagacacacacacacacacacacacacacacacacactgaccagaTCACACAGTTATGACAGACACAGTTATAGAGTTATAGGACTCTGTGGGTATAGACAGGAAACACTCGTGGCCTTGGCCTAGATGGATATGACAAACAAATCAACTGAGAGATTTAGTGAAGTCATACTTATTTATGTTCATTATTATGGCTCTAAAACGTTTCATTTAACTTGACTGATGTTCTGTGGAAAAGCTATGTACTAAGTAACATTGCAAACTGGGGCCATGCAATATTTTGTTTCATCCCTTGAGCAAAAAATCTGCATTTAGATCAATATTTGCTGAGTGCTGAAGAAGTGCTGACCGCAGTGTGTTATGATGAACTTCAAGTACTCCCGCAAAGACTCACCTTCTGGATAACAGTCCAATATTCCCTCTGGGTCAAGCAATGGATACCCATATTCATCTGTTTTGGAGAAGGTTCCAGGTGGACAGGTTGGGAATGGTAGTGCAGTGGTAGACTCCTCTATGAACCATTCAGTTGTGGTGGGTTCAGGTGTCGTGGTAGGAGccagggtggtggtggtagtggtagtggtggtggtggcggtggtcGTCCTGAGGTGAGGAAGGTCCAAGCCAAGAACAGGTTTCCCTCCAATCATGAGGACCTTGTCTTTGGGGTTTACCACAGGCCGGCTATCTCTGCCGTGGCCAAACAGAGCCATACCATCTTGATTTACCAGAGGACTGCCCATGAGGTCTGGTGGTCAGTGGAGCAAGGAAGTGGGGAAACGGAATATTCTTGACTTTGTCTTGAACAGAAAGCTAATAATCATCATGATTAACgtattttcttttacacatGTTCAAGCTGATAATTTATGTTGAAATGTCATGTAAGAATAAAGCATATCACCAAAAATCGTGCGTCCATCTTCTCCAAGCACAACTCTCTTGGGTTTGCCCTGAGAGTCCTGGAGAACTTGTCCGTCCTGGTTCATAAGAACTCCCTGCTCCAAATCTATGACCTAGGGACATAAAAAGATTAGCTAAATCGGTATGGAAATctataaaagtaaaatgtgaacACCTGTGAGATTTTGAAAAATCCTGCTCCTGACTATTAGAACTGGAACAATTAATCTGTAGAATTTCGTTTTACCAGGATTAATCAAAGGTTCAAGAATTAGATTTAGAAACTGActcctttattttgttgtcaagagttagatgagaagttTCATACCAAgcaagggtaaaaaaaaaagtttaactaTTCCTTAAAAGTATAGGGTTTAGCTCAATGACTCATGAATAATCTTCTACCAAATGTAAGATCAAAACTATGGTAACATGTCTTTCACAAAATATAGTTACCCATTTGGTTCCATCAGGTCCAGTGATAAACTTTTGACCAACGGCCTTGCTGGTTCCATGAGAGGGGGACGATTCTTTCTCATTTGTTGCTGTCAGATTTGGTCGTCCATTTTTACCTAATGATTATATGTTGTAAGCACAGACACGTGGTCACTAAATAATGACATATTATCTACAGTATCATTTAGCTTTTTGCAAAAGCAAAGCCTTTGACCTTCGATTCTGTACTTTTCAGTGGCAGAAATCTTTTATTATATGCACTTCAGCAATTAACTTTACCATTTCCATTGCCAGGCTTGAGTTGCCCTCCATTGGTTGGTTTTCCTCTGACAATGGGATAGCGAGTCCTACCTCCTTGGCCCAAAATCCTGTCTCtagatgaggatgaagatgctGAGGATGACGATATGGACTGAGAGTTGCCGCCAATTAATCCCCCTGTCTTCGTCACGGTGGTACCACTGCCAGCATCACGATCTGAGGTTAAAACAGGCTTGGGCACAtttgaggaagaagaggaatcagttgatgatgatgatgatgaaccaGAGCCAAGCCTTGAGTTCTGTGCTGACTGTGGTCTGATGGGAATCCTAGATCCACCAGCCTGCCTGTTAGCCAGCAGAGGAGAGCGTACCCTCCCGTTCACACCTACACCAGGACGACGATGAGTTGGCGAGACTCCAGATGGTGATCCAGGTCTTGTCCTGGAAGAAGTATCCACACTCTGATTGTCCTCTACGTTTCTCTGAGGATAAACTGAAGTTATAGGATTCTTGTGGGCCGCTGTGGGGTCTGTGAGTCTGTCATTTTTTCCACTGGTTTCTCTACTCCTCTCATCAAGATAATCCTTATCATGATCATTATTATTGCCATTGGTGGTTCCTCGATGAACGGGCGTATTTGAGTCTCTGTGTCCGTTTGAGGAATGATGTGAATTGGAGTTTGAAGAAGTGGCTGCTGAAGAcgaagaggatgaagatgaagagaatGAAGTAGTTGGGATTCTAGGGACGCTagatgctgtttgttgattGGTCAAAGAAGGCTTAGCTGAACCTGCTGTGACTCCATCCTTCAGCGAGTCATGAATGGAGGGTGTTTTCAGATCTTCACTAGTCTCCTGAATCCTGGACACTCCTGCAGCACCTGTGGCCCCTGAAACCCTAGTCGGTGTCCCTGTCAAGACAGGTGTGCCAGCCCCGACAGAGGATGAAGTCCTGGTCAAAGGAGTCCTGCCATCCTGCCTGGAAGATGACGTTCTTGTCACTGAACCGAACCTGCCTGGGTAACGACTAGCAAGCCAAGGGAACCTCTCTGCAAAAGAGCGACTAATTCCTGTACGAGGAACTGTCCGTTTATCATTACTGCTCACCTCCCTTCCCTCTTccactcttctctcctcctcagttgGTTGTGGTTTAGAGCTTGAAGTAGGGTCCTCAACTTTGGTTACCTCTGAATCTGTGTTCTTATGATAACTGTCCTCATTACCCTCTCTGATTGTTGTGTCTTGTTCAGGTGATGTGTGTGaactctgtgtgttgtgtggagTTGTAGACCCGTGAGATCCTCTGTGTGAAGTTGATTGAGATGAGCGTGATGTGTCTGTGACAGATGGCTGGTTTGAACTGCTCTGTGCAGTGGATGGATTGGTGCCTGAGCTCTGTGAAGTTGTAGACCCTTGAGAGCTAGACTCTGATTTGGACTGCAGATTATCCAGGTTATATGGATCTGATGTTGCCTGGCTGTGGGTTCCACTTCCTGAAGGAGACCTGGATGTTGCAGAATTGAAAGTATTTGATGTTCTGTGGTTTTGAGTGGTGTCTGGTGAGGTGGACTGTGATGTTTCTGAActatgtgtgtttgatgttgctTGATTTGGAGTTCTGCTAGGTGAATTCACCTGTGAGGTGATGGAAGGTTTATGACCATTCAGCATTCGAGTTGAATTCCCTCTAAATAAAATTCCTGGATGTCTTCGACTGTAACCATATCTAGAACCATAAGCAAACCCATTGTTGCGCCCTGCTGAAGCTGAGCCTCTTCCTACAGATGTAGCCTCCATTTCTTTTACAACTGTAGTGGAGGGTTTTGCATGAGTTATGCCAGGCTTATCATACGTGTTTTTGCTCTCTGGATATGTGGACGCCACATAATCTTTCCTACTGGCTGCTGACTCTTGGCTATGTGAAGAGGAGGATAATGAGGTTGTAGAAGGTGAGGATGATGAGGTGGAATCagaagtggaggaggtggcagaagatgaagaagatgatgcagatgaagatgaagatgaagaggtaGATGACGAGGAGgaatcagaggaagaggaggtggctGAAGATGAtgcagatgaagatgaagaggtggatgatgaggaggaagcagTTTTGGATCCTGGTTTTTGATGGACCCTCACTTTAATGGGCCTCCTGGCCGGTGGTTTGGGGTGAGTGGCTGCAGGTTTGGTGGGGGAGGGCATCATAACTTTGAGGCTGGGGGTGTCAGTAGTCAGGGGCTCTTCATCATATTGCTCTTCATCCTCAGATTCAGGGGCAACATTGTTGTCTGGTTCTTTTGTCTCTGGTACAACCTCCATGGTTGTTGTCTCCACTACTGGAGGTGGTGTTGTTGGTAtttttgcttcttcttcctccttctctctatcTTGAGCTCTTCCTCTGGATGACCCTCTGTTTGCTGTGTTCCTGACCGAGCCCCTTACAGAGGAGAAGATGCTGTGGTAGGAGCGTGTCTGGGATAGTGGGCGTACACGCCTGTTGAAAGGTACAGCAGGGCGTGGCTGAGGGGGTGTGGTTGGTTCTTCTTGTACTTCTGTTGACTGGACATCAGACTCATCAGGGTTGGTATCTTGCCTGGATGGTGTATGGCTAGTCCTGCGGCTGTCCTTGGTTTTGGGTAGTGATGAGGCAGCACTGGTGGCTGGCAGTGGGGAAACATTGGTAAGAGGATTGATTAATCATCTTTTCAAGCATAAATgcacatacatactgtattgAGACAAATGTGCTTACATCCTGGCATGGCAACACTGAAGGCTTTGCTTTGAGGCCCCTGTCCTCGTCTGTTGGTGGCTTTAATCTTGAAGATGTACCTCTCCCCTGGCGTGAGGCCATCTATGGTGGCTGTCATGGTGCTGCCACGGTACGTTATACTTTTCATTCCAAATGGCTTCATAGCAGGAGCATAAGACAGGATGTAGTCTGTGTGAAGGTAGAGCATGAAAAATTGTTATGAAGAGAGGTTGTTAGAAAGTGTACaccaacatttttcactttttccaaCAAGCCAACAAAGTGATGGGTTAGTaacaattttaatatttaaatgcaCTGAATGTATTTCTTCCACTAGGGTGTTTgccagtcaaaacaaaacaaaacaataattacaattGCACTGACTCCCATTAGACATAATTTTCAAAATCCAATCTGTATATTACCTTGACATATTTTTAGTAGATTATTTATGATTGCCGGTTAGAACAATTGTGCTGATTGTACTAGCCATCCCCTACTTTGACCAAACAAGTCCACAAGTCATAAACCAAGGATATATTTTatgctgctgtaagtgttgcaGCAGTAATTTGCTGACCTagaaggaaacaggaagaacctgctctctgctgttcaTGAGTCAACAGGACCGGCTCTTTATaaagttctctgtcctgattggataacatgggcagggataccagaacattCAAGTGTAAGTGTAACATTTTAGTGTATGATCAGGAGTAGGACAGACATAACAGTGGTCACTGTTGGAATATAGCAATATTTAACACTTgttttaacaacaaaatatcACCTACAGCAACTTTAACTACTGAtattgtggcaaaaaaaatgaatttgtttttattttggctttaaTCCTCCTGG
This region of Acanthopagrus latus isolate v.2019 chromosome 22, fAcaLat1.1, whole genome shotgun sequence genomic DNA includes:
- the fndc1 gene encoding fibronectin type III domain-containing protein 1 isoform X2, coding for MALAASRTLLALFVTFCAPRCGWTAEKPLRPHSGKQTSVDRGLRESWEPSIHLDGRPVDRFVISSSKPTRSHRFTRVGKDSRSHLLEDVDPDWVNLDGFAVLGGAPVSNSSAGPARSPQRSTRNQPFVQRAARAGRTAHPLGVSNTRTHRRAPQSSSGPRQPERASAGAPPLERRRQHHTKPQSDQRNRNTQKLTSESVHVVSLQAQKAQGQSASANRAVATKTTTPEPPEYEARDISVRVMSPQSVLISWIDPAVEMGKVDPGTSRAYTVRYREKGESARWEYKDSPQRRLMIDTLSADSMYEFSVRISQEENHGKWSVSVFQRTPESAPSGPPENFEVKPLRGKGTAVIATWDPPEEPNGRIRDYILSYAPAMKPFGMKSITYRGSTMTATIDGLTPGERYIFKIKATNRRGQGPQSKAFSVAMPGSTSAASSLPKTKDSRRTSHTPSRQDTNPDESDVQSTEVQEEPTTPPQPRPAVPFNRRVRPLSQTRSYHSIFSSVRGSVRNTANRGSSRGRAQDREKEEEEAKIPTTPPPVVETTTMEVVPETKEPDNNVAPESEDEEQYDEEPLTTDTPSLKVMMPSPTKPAATHPKPPARRPIKVRVHQKPGSKTASSSSSTSSSSSASSSATSSSSDSSSSSTSSSSSSSASSSSSSATSSTSDSTSSSSPSTTSLSSSSHSQESAASRKDYVASTYPESKNTYDKPGITHAKPSTTVVKEMEATSVGRGSASAGRNNGFAYGSRYGYSRRHPGILFRGNSTRMLNGHKPSITSQVNSPSRTPNQATSNTHSSETSQSTSPDTTQNHRTSNTFNSATSRSPSGSGTHSQATSDPYNLDNLQSKSESSSQGSTTSQSSGTNPSTAQSSSNQPSVTDTSRSSQSTSHRGSHGSTTPHNTQSSHTSPEQDTTIREGNEDSYHKNTDSEVTKVEDPTSSSKPQPTEEERRVEEGREVSSNDKRTVPRTGISRSFAERFPWLASRYPGRFGSVTRTSSSRQDGRTPLTRTSSSVGAGTPVLTGTPTRVSGATGAAGVSRIQETSEDLKTPSIHDSLKDGVTAGSAKPSLTNQQTASSVPRIPTTSFSSSSSSSSSAATSSNSNSHHSSNGHRDSNTPVHRGTTNGNNNDHDKDYLDERSRETSGKNDRLTDPTAAHKNPITSVYPQRNVEDNQSVDTSSRTRPGSPSGVSPTHRRPGVGVNGRVRSPLLANRQAGGSRIPIRPQSAQNSRLGSGSSSSSSTDSSSSSNVPKPVLTSDRDAGSGTTVTKTGGLIGGNSQSISSSSASSSSSRDRILGQGGRTRYPIVRGKPTNGGQLKPGNGNGKNGRPNLTATNEKESSPSHGTSKAVGQKFITGPDGTKWVIDLEQGVLMNQDGQVLQDSQGKPKRVVLGEDGRTIFDLMGSPLVNQDGMALFGHGRDSRPVVNPKDKVLMIGGKPVLGLDLPHLRTTTATTTTTTTTTTLAPTTTPEPTTTEWFIEESTTALPFPTCPPGTFSKTDEYGYPLLDPEGILDCYPEDELFVRTTMPPTTTTTATTTTTEIPAPVPETRRNNKGPSSEYDLSGKKRFTAPYVDYIRKDPGAPCSLTEALEFLQVDVLEDLIEKDSLAANQKQPPKNKPHNFTVVAMEGCHSFIILDWARPLKDDMVSGYMVHSASYDDVLNNRWSSRASSGTHLPVENLKPNSRYYFKVQAKNVFGLGPISETLTYVTESDDPLLIERPPGGEPIWVPFTFKYNPAHSTCKGSQYVKRTWYRKFVGVVLCNSLRYKIFMGDGLREPFYSIGDTFGQGEDHCQFVDSYRDGRTGPAYLSNALPSAQGFYRAYRQEPVTFGVIGRRTPHPFVGWYECGVPIPGKW
- the fndc1 gene encoding fibronectin type III domain-containing protein 1 isoform X1, translated to MALAASRTLLALFVTFCAPRCGWTAEKPLRPHSGKQTSVDRGLRESWEPSIHLDGRPVDRFVISSSKPTRSHRFTRVGKDSRSHLLEDVDPDWVNLDGFAVLGGAPVSNSSAGPARSPQRSTRNQPFVQRAARAGRTAHPLGVSNTRTHRRAPQSSSGPRQPERASAGAPPLERRRQHHTKPQSDQRNRNTQKLTSESVHVVSLQAQKAQGQSASANRAVATKTTTPEPPEYEARDISVRVMSPQSVLISWIDPAVEMGKVDPGTSRAYTVRYREKGESARWEYKDSPQRRLMIDTLSADSMYEFSVRISQEENHGKWSVSVFQRTPESAPSGPPENFEVKPLRGKGTAVIATWDPPEEPNGRIRDYILSYAPAMKPFGMKSITYRGSTMTATIDGLTPGERYIFKIKATNRRGQGPQSKAFSVAMPGSTSAASSLPKTKDSRRTSHTPSRQDTNPDESDVQSTEVQEEPTTPPQPRPAVPFNRRVRPLSQTRSYHSIFSSVRGSVRNTANRGSSRGRAQDREKEEEEAKIPTTPPPVVETTTMEVVPETKEPDNNVAPESEDEEQYDEEPLTTDTPSLKVMMPSPTKPAATHPKPPARRPIKVRVHQKPGSKTASSSSSTSSSSSASSSATSSSSDSSSSSTSSSSSSSASSSSSSATSSTSDSTSSSSPSTTSLSSSSHSQESAASRKDYVASTYPESKNTYDKPGITHAKPSTTVVKEMEATSVGRGSASAGRNNGFAYGSRYGYSRRHPGILFRGNSTRMLNGHKPSITSQVNSPSRTPNQATSNTHSSETSQSTSPDTTQNHRTSNTFNSATSRSPSGSGTHSQATSDPYNLDNLQSKSESSSQGSTTSQSSGTNPSTAQSSSNQPSVTDTSRSSQSTSHRGSHGSTTPHNTQSSHTSPEQDTTIREGNEDSYHKNTDSEVTKVEDPTSSSKPQPTEEERRVEEGREVSSNDKRTVPRTGISRSFAERFPWLASRYPGRFGSVTRTSSSRQDGRTPLTRTSSSVGAGTPVLTGTPTRVSGATGAAGVSRIQETSEDLKTPSIHDSLKDGVTAGSAKPSLTNQQTASSVPRIPTTSFSSSSSSSSSAATSSNSNSHHSSNGHRDSNTPVHRGTTNGNNNDHDKDYLDERSRETSGKNDRLTDPTAAHKNPITSVYPQRNVEDNQSVDTSSRTRPGSPSGVSPTHRRPGVGVNGRVRSPLLANRQAGGSRIPIRPQSAQNSRLGSGSSSSSSTDSSSSSNVPKPVLTSDRDAGSGTTVTKTGGLIGGNSQSISSSSASSSSSRDRILGQGGRTRYPIVRGKPTNGGQLKPGNGNGKNGRPNLTATNEKESSPSHGTSKAVGQKFITGPDGTKWVIDLEQGVLMNQDGQVLQDSQGKPKRVVLGEDGRTIFDLMGSPLVNQDGMALFGHGRDSRPVVNPKDKVLMIGGKPVLGLDLPHLRTTTATTTTTTTTTTLAPTTTPEPTTTEWFIEESTTALPFPTCPPGTFSKTDEYGYPLLDPEGILDCYPEEESSGMEMDHMVTVTMVPDALALEKDELFVRTTMPPTTTTTATTTTTEIPAPVPETRRNNKGPSSEYDLSGKKRFTAPYVDYIRKDPGAPCSLTEALEFLQVDVLEDLIEKDSLAANQKQPPKNKPHNFTVVAMEGCHSFIILDWARPLKDDMVSGYMVHSASYDDVLNNRWSSRASSGTHLPVENLKPNSRYYFKVQAKNVFGLGPISETLTYVTESDDPLLIERPPGGEPIWVPFTFKYNPAHSTCKGSQYVKRTWYRKFVGVVLCNSLRYKIFMGDGLREPFYSIGDTFGQGEDHCQFVDSYRDGRTGPAYLSNALPSAQGFYRAYRQEPVTFGVIGRRTPHPFVGWYECGVPIPGKW